The genome window TGCTCTTCCGGAACCGCACAGGCCGTCCGGTGTGCACCCGGTCGGTTACTTCACCTCCACCTTGGCTCCGACTTCCTCGAACTTCTTCTTGATCTCCTCGGCTTCCTGCTTCGTGACGCCTTCCTTGACCGCCTTCGGCGCCGACTCCACGAGCTCCTTCGCCTCCTTCAGGCCCAGGCTCGTCAGCTCGCGGACCACCTTGATCACGTTGATCTTCTTGGGGCCGATGTCGGTGAGAATGACGTCGAACTCGTCCTTCTCTTCCTCGGCCGCCGGCCCCGCGGCCGCCCCCGGCACCGCCGCCACCGCCACCGGAGCCGCGGCGGAGACGCCCCACTTCTCCTCGAGCATCTTCACCAGCTCCGCGGCCTCCATGACGGTCAGCGAGCTGAGCGAGTCGGCAATCTGGTTGAGATCTGCAGCCATCGTCCGTTTCTCCTGCCGGCGCCGTGTCGGCGCCGCTCCGGGCGCATCGCCCTCCGGTTGGTCTTCGGAATTCCTCGCCCCGGATCCGCCGAAAGGCCGGCCGGGGCATCTCCTACTGCTCCTGTCGGCTCCTCTCCCCGATCACCCTGGCGAGCTGCGTCGCCGGCGTCGAGAGCAGGCGCAGCAGCCTGGTCGCCGGACCGTTGATCAGCGACAGCAGCATCGCCCGCGTCTCCTCCAGGCCGGGGAGCTGCGAGACGGCCCTCACGCCGTCCGCGTCCAGCGTCTCGCGCCGGTCCACCAGCCCGCCCTTGATCTCCAGAGCGGGGTGCGTCTTGGCGAAATC of Acidobacteriota bacterium contains these proteins:
- a CDS encoding 50S ribosomal protein L7/L12; its protein translation is MAADLNQIADSLSSLTVMEAAELVKMLEEKWGVSAAAPVAVAAVPGAAAGPAAEEEKDEFDVILTDIGPKKINVIKVVRELTSLGLKEAKELVESAPKAVKEGVTKQEAEEIKKKFEEVGAKVEVK